The sequence TGGCGCGCACGCCAGTGAGATGAGACATTTCCTCGCCAAAGCGGGTGAGTTCTGGAGTCATGGTCGAAGAGTAGGTGAGTGGATGAGTAGCGGGTGAGTGAGTAGGGGCGTTGGCGCAGCCTAGCCATAGGCTTTATCGCGTTCGCCCAGAGGCATCGAAAGCAATCAGACCAGATTTGGTATAAGCCTTTGCCCTCAGCTGAGTGAGCCTTAGCTAAGCCAACTTAGGTTTAAAGGGGTCAGATTAGTATAGTAGCCTCGCCAGAGTTACTCACTCACAGTTATCCCACCCATCTACTCTCCCACCCATCCACCCCCATGAACCCTCTAGCCTCTGGATTTCTCGCGAGTCTCTTTGCTGGCTTGAGTACAGCCCTTGGCGCATTACCGGTACTGCTGCCCTTTGAGCCCTCAGAACGCACCCAGGGCATTTTGTTGGGCATTGGCGGCGGCATGATGTTGGCGGCCACCTCCTTTTCGCTGATCTTGCCCGGTACCGATGCGGCGATCGCCCTGGGATATTCTGGCCCGATCGCCGCGCTGGTGATGGTCGCGGGGGTTTTGCTCGGCGGTGCGTTTCTGTGGGCGGCCCACAACCTGTTTCCCCACGAGCACTTTTTCAAGGGGCAAGAGGGGCCAGAGGCCCAAAACATTAAGCGCATCTGGCTCTTTGTCATGGCGATCGCCCTGCACAACTTCCCTGAAGGACTGGCCGTCGGCGTGGGCTTTGGCGGCGGCGAACAGGCCGGGGCGATCGCCCTAGCCATCGGCATTGCCCTACAAAACATTCCCGAGGGGTTTGTGGTGGCGATCGCCCTGCGCGACCTGGGCTACGCCCCCCGCTATGCCTTCACCGTATCGTCGCTCACCGGCCTGATTGAACCGATTGGCGGACTGGCAGGGGCCGCTGTGGTCACCATGGCCCAAGCCGCCCTGCCCTGGGCCATGGGCTTTGCCGCCGGAGCCATGCTGTTTGTGATTGTCGATGAAATTATTCCCGACATTGACCAAAAGGCCTTTGGCCAGCGCGGCACCGTCGGCCTGATGGGCGGCTTCGTCGTCATGATG is a genomic window of Nodosilinea sp. E11 containing:
- a CDS encoding ZIP family metal transporter, coding for MNPLASGFLASLFAGLSTALGALPVLLPFEPSERTQGILLGIGGGMMLAATSFSLILPGTDAAIALGYSGPIAALVMVAGVLLGGAFLWAAHNLFPHEHFFKGQEGPEAQNIKRIWLFVMAIALHNFPEGLAVGVGFGGGEQAGAIALAIGIALQNIPEGFVVAIALRDLGYAPRYAFTVSSLTGLIEPIGGLAGAAVVTMAQAALPWAMGFAAGAMLFVIVDEIIPDIDQKAFGQRGTVGLMGGFVVMMFLDIALG